One Ogataea parapolymorpha DL-1 chromosome VI, whole genome shotgun sequence DNA window includes the following coding sequences:
- a CDS encoding putative membrane protein, which produces MRPTNPTFNAAKSSSFIKSIPVELYPLFAACGMACVSAIYFSSKKLRTDKTLKLGREVPKFDDKLEEVISKQE; this is translated from the exons ATGAGACCAACCAATCCAACATTCAACGCTGCC AAATCGAGCTCCTTTATTAAAAGTATTCCAGTTGAATTATATCCGCTGTTCGCAGCCTGCGGAATGGCATGCGTTTCCGCCATCTACTTCTCCTccaagaaattgagaaCAGACAAGACGTTGAAGCTGGGGAGAGAGGTCCccaagtttgacgacaaGTTGGAGGAAGTCATCAGCAAACAAGAGTGA
- a CDS encoding Chitin biosynthesis protein CHS5, with translation MVEVSLTVGKLDASLALLLTQDHHLIEFPTILLPDGISAGSIVKIHCERDLKQEEAEDSTFDRLQEEIFNTFGKNEPKCPQLKIVNVTQTSCVLEWESLELGTAELKSLTLYKNGTKIGQIRSPLSKKNIKLSGLPVDTQYKFHLKLETSAGSYLSNIIELRTHKMTDLSGITVCIGEIDFDSEPFTLQDIEQSLNKIGARPISREVKIDTTQFICTRKTGSEYEKAKSLNIPIVRPEWLKACELERRIVGVSKFYLDSENPIWKEKEFWDSTRSEVDQSQNRVQTDSTNEINPNSRDRNGKNTIDPREMFEERLNEEKEPTSSKVDVEGTSVEAETLVEEKEKVHASKLTESGSPIDNDNGSNQEETEEAQEKDNSHDANEVSEETMKWHDHSSLAELRNEGLNQCIQEDKMEVNSRDMSQTSLNDISEVPDTAVSNDQHGISDNFEGENTKSVESVSEQGAIEKPEFSADAETTNLQSSGLESSPTKLDQKPLEENEPQELSSVLSEKKNIGGKRKKNKKKR, from the coding sequence ATGGTCGAGGTCTCTCTTACCGTAGGAAAACTTGATGCATCGCTTGCATTATTACTCACACAGGATCATCACCTGATTGAGTTCCCTACTATTCTTCTGCCAGATGGAATATCGGCTGGATCTATCGTTAAGATCCACTGCGAAAGAGATCTCAAGCAGGAGGAAGCTGAGGATTCGACCTTTGATAGGCTGCAGGAAGAGATTTTCAACACTTTTGGCAAAAACGAACCAAAATGTCCTCAGCTCAAAATTGTTAACGTTACCCAAACATCCTGCGTTCTTGAATGGGAGTCATTGGAGCTCGGCACAGCTGAGTTGAAATCTCTCACACTGTACAAGAATGGAACAAAGATAGGGCAAATAAGGAGCCCtttgtcaaaaaaaaacatcAAGTTAAGTGGGCTGCCGGTTGATACCCAGTATAAATTTCATTTGAAGCTCGAGACCAGTGCTGGCAGCTACCTCTCGAACATTATTGAATTGAGAACTCACAAGATGACAGATTTGAGCGGTATAACCGTTTGCATTGGGGAGATTGATTTTGATAGTGAGCCGTTTACTTTGCAAGACATAGAACAATCACTCAACAAAATTGGAGCAAGGCCGATATCGAGGGAGGTGAAAATTGATACGACGCAATTTATATGTACTCGCAAAACAGGTTCTGAGTATGAAAAAGCGAAATCACTCAACATTCCTATCGTACGTCCTGAGTGGCTGAAGGCTTGTGAACTGGAACGTCGGATTGTCGGTGTCAGCAAGTTTTATCTAGACTCTGAAAATCCTATTtggaaggagaaagagTTTTGGGACTCAACTAGATCTGAGGTAGACCAAAGCCAAAATAGGGTGCAGACTGACAGCACTAATGAAATCAATCCGAACTCAAGAGACAGGAATGGAAAGAACACAATCGATCCTAGGGAGATGTTTGAGGAACGGCTTAATGAAGAGAAAGAACCAACTAGTTCGAAAGTCGACGTCGAGGGGACTTCAGTGGAGGCAGAAACTCTAGTAGAAGAAAAGGAGAAAGTACACGCATCAAAGCTCACTGAATCAGGCTCTCCTATTGACAATGATAACGGCTCAAATCAAGAGGAAACTGAAGAAGCTCAGGAAAAAGACAATTCTCATGATGCCAACGAGGTTTCTGAAGAGACGATGAAGTGGCATGACCATTCTTCTCTAGCAGAGTTACGAAATGAAGGCCTGAATCAATGCATACAAGAGGACAAAATGGAAGTAAACTCACGAGACATGAGTCAGACCTCATTGAATGATATATCAGAAGTGCCAGACACCGCTGTCTCTAACGATCAGCATGGCATTTCTGATAATTTTGAGGGAGAAAATACTAAGTCTGTTGAATCTGTTTCTGAACAGGGCGCTATTGAAAAGCCCGAGTTCTCTGCCGATGCAGAGACTACCAACCTACAAAGTAGTGGTTTAGAGTCTTCGCCTACGAAACTTGATCAAAAGCCATtagaagaaaatgagccGCAAGAATTATCCAGTGTCTTGTcagagaagaagaacataGGCGgaaagaggaagaaaaacaaaaagaaaagGTAA
- a CDS encoding Subunit F of the eight-subunit V1 peripheral membrane domain of vacuolar H+-ATPase (V-ATPase) translates to MEANKNRTLIAVMGDEDTITGMLLAGIGQVSNEPNKEKNFLVCTDNTKEEELELYFNQFVQRDDIAILLINQHIAERIRLLIDMFTNPFPAILEIPSKDHPYDPEKDSVLRRVRRLFGE, encoded by the coding sequence ATGGAGGCAAATAAAAACAGAACGTTGATCGCAGTCATGGGTGATGAGGACACCATCACAGGCATGTTGCTCGCGGGGATAGGGCAAGTGTCAAACGAACcgaacaaagaaaaaaactTCCTGGTTTGCACTGATAAcacaaaagaagaagaactcgAATTATACTTCAACCAATTTGTTCAGAGAGATGATATTGCGATTCTTCTGATTAATCAGCATATTGCGGAGAGGATCAGGTTACTCATAGATATGTTTACAAATCCTTTTCCAGCCATACTTGAAATACCTTCCAAGGATCACCCATATGACCCCGAAAAAGACTCAGTCTTGAGAAGAGTGAGAAGATTATTTGGTGAATAG